The following are encoded in a window of Solidesulfovibrio magneticus RS-1 genomic DNA:
- a CDS encoding AAA family ATPase translates to MRQFTLDIIDEATSQRERLLLTAREVDRLRREDDDTPLSLLLARHIEALARQRGFSLEGERAKIRDAARMLLVEEEAVIRLHASPPAEAAPAKTAPVEAAQVQPPPFDNPLPPLLLCRYDDPIQTRDRLCDILAQANRVPVFWSRTRGLQLLDASRRAALDDDVPGDALRDPAALLEFILARPNPRIAYVLEDFHHYIGGSEMLGPEYGRLRALLRDLGAVLAHREETVCLLTPAGFELPEELQAYFTPAFAAGPAEAALLGRYGTLLTEQPALGRLKPVIGAEDSIQRVLQVLGRMEANNPLLVGHPGVGKTAVVEGLAQRIASGAAPTLVRGRRLYALSLASIVSGTRYRGDLEARMESLLREVLRERDNIIVFIDEIHVLLQAGGAEGSMGIAEMLKPVLARGQFPCIGATTVEGERLLAADPALSRRFQKVLIQEPDRDQCLDILRGLAPCFERHHAVAIADDALRAAVDLSIKHLHDSRLPGKAVALLDGAASLCALRGKSTVQLMDVFAEMEKVRRHQGSL, encoded by the coding sequence ATGCGCCAATTCACCCTGGACATCATTGACGAAGCGACCAGCCAACGGGAACGCCTGCTGCTGACAGCCAGGGAGGTCGACCGGCTGCGGCGGGAGGACGACGACACGCCCTTGTCCCTGCTCCTGGCCCGGCATATCGAGGCCCTGGCCCGGCAGCGCGGGTTTAGCCTGGAGGGCGAGCGGGCCAAGATCCGAGACGCGGCCCGAATGCTGCTCGTGGAAGAAGAGGCGGTCATCCGGCTGCATGCTTCCCCCCCGGCCGAGGCCGCCCCGGCAAAGACCGCGCCCGTCGAGGCCGCCCAGGTCCAGCCCCCCCCTTTCGACAACCCTTTGCCGCCGCTGTTGCTATGCCGCTACGACGACCCGATCCAGACACGCGACCGGCTCTGCGACATCCTGGCCCAGGCCAACCGGGTGCCTGTTTTCTGGTCAAGAACCCGGGGCCTGCAACTGCTGGACGCCTCGCGCCGCGCCGCCCTTGATGACGACGTGCCCGGGGACGCCCTGCGCGATCCGGCCGCCCTGCTCGAATTCATCCTAGCCCGGCCCAACCCCCGCATCGCCTACGTTTTGGAAGATTTCCACCACTACATCGGCGGCTCGGAGATGCTCGGCCCGGAATACGGACGATTGCGCGCTCTGCTTCGCGATCTCGGCGCAGTCCTGGCCCACCGTGAGGAAACCGTTTGCCTGCTGACGCCGGCAGGCTTTGAACTGCCTGAAGAACTGCAGGCCTATTTCACCCCGGCCTTTGCCGCCGGCCCCGCCGAAGCCGCCCTGCTTGGCCGCTACGGCACGCTGCTGACGGAGCAGCCAGCCCTGGGCCGGCTTAAGCCCGTCATCGGGGCCGAGGATTCGATCCAGCGGGTGCTGCAGGTGCTTGGCCGCATGGAGGCCAACAACCCCTTGCTGGTCGGCCACCCCGGGGTCGGAAAGACCGCCGTGGTCGAAGGCCTGGCCCAGCGCATCGCCTCCGGTGCCGCCCCAACCCTGGTGCGCGGCCGCAGGCTCTACGCCCTGTCCCTGGCCAGCATCGTCAGCGGCACCCGCTACCGGGGCGATCTCGAAGCCCGCATGGAGAGCCTGTTGCGGGAAGTGCTGCGGGAACGCGACAACATCATCGTGTTCATCGATGAAATCCACGTCCTGCTCCAGGCCGGCGGGGCCGAAGGCTCCATGGGCATCGCGGAAATGCTCAAACCGGTGCTGGCCCGGGGCCAGTTTCCCTGCATCGGTGCCACCACAGTCGAGGGCGAACGCCTCCTGGCCGCCGACCCGGCGCTGTCCAGGCGCTTCCAGAAAGTCTTGATCCAGGAACCCGACCGGGACCAGTGCCTGGATATCCTGCGCGGCCTGGCCCCCTGTTTCGAACGCCACCACGCCGTGGCCATCGCCGACGATGCCTTAAGGGCCGCCGTGGACCTGAGCATCAAGCATCTGCACGACTCCCGGCTCCCGGGCAAGGCTGTGGCCCTGCTCGACGGCGCCGCTTCCCTGTGCGCCCTGCGCGGTAAAAGCACGGTGCAGCTCATGGATGTTTTCGCTGAAATGGAAAAGGTCCGCCGCCACCAGGGCAGCCTCTGA